DNA sequence from the Deltaproteobacteria bacterium genome:
CCGGCATCGACTTCGCCGCTCCCGCCGCCGCGGCGGAGGTCGCTTCGAGCGTCGGGAAAACGAAGTTCCCCTCCCGGTTCCGGAGCGCCGCGACCTTCATCTTGTTCTGCTTCGCGTACGCCAGTTCGACGTACCCCACGGCCCCGGGCGTCTGCTTGACCACCCCGGCGACGCCCTCGTTCCCCTTTCCGCCGAGGCCGACCGGCCATTTCACCGACTTGCCGCGGCCGACCTTGGCGCGCCACCCGGTGTCCACCGCGGTCAGGTAGTTCGTGAAGATGTCCGTCGTGCCGGAGCCGTCGGAGCGGTGCGACACGACGATGTCCGCGTTC
Encoded proteins:
- the pstS gene encoding phosphate ABC transporter substrate-binding protein PstS, whose amino-acid sequence is NADIVVSHRSDGSGTTDIFTNYLTAVDTGWRAKVGRGKSVKWPVGLGGKGNEGVAGVVKQTPGAVGYVELAYAKQNKMKVAALRNREGNFVFPTLEATSAAAAGAAKSMPDDFRVSLVDAPGKDSWPISGLTWILVYKDQRDEARGKAMVQFLKWAMKDGQKMEAGLDYAALPKPVAEKVDKALRRISFKGKPLY